In Legionella cardiaca, a genomic segment contains:
- a CDS encoding SRPBCC family protein produces the protein MKSFYVDPDIEKASTIPSSFYTSPDWFEQTKEKLFAKTWQFCLSSEVLRLSGQAHPFTLLPGFLDEPLLFIRDEETLRCLSNVCTHRGNLLIDAPCTVHKIKCSYHGRRFNRCGELLHMPEFEKTKDFPSTKDNLQHIPFGCLEPFIFASLSPAMPFQEVMADIKERLYWLPIENMRLDINRSRDYLVKAHWALYCENYLEALHIPFVHHSLRQVIDCNTYTTELYRYCNLQLALASNGEESFDLPKDSPDYGKQVAAYYYWLFPNTMLNFYPWGCSVNVVKPLGLELTKVSFLTYVLDADKLGKGAGGELDKVEREDEAVVESVQKGVRSRFYDTGRYSPTKEQGTHHFQRLLCEFLND, from the coding sequence ATGAAGTCTTTTTATGTTGATCCTGATATTGAAAAAGCATCTACCATCCCTTCTTCATTTTATACTTCACCCGATTGGTTTGAACAAACAAAAGAGAAACTATTTGCGAAGACCTGGCAGTTTTGTTTAAGTTCAGAGGTATTGCGATTAAGCGGACAGGCGCATCCCTTTACCTTGTTGCCAGGATTCCTGGATGAACCGTTGTTATTCATCAGAGATGAAGAGACTTTGCGCTGTTTAAGCAATGTTTGCACACATCGCGGTAATCTTTTAATTGATGCTCCTTGCACGGTTCATAAAATAAAATGTTCTTATCATGGGCGGCGATTCAATCGTTGCGGTGAATTGCTTCATATGCCTGAGTTTGAAAAAACAAAAGATTTTCCATCCACTAAAGATAACCTTCAGCACATACCATTCGGGTGCCTGGAGCCGTTTATATTTGCCTCATTATCTCCTGCAATGCCATTTCAGGAGGTTATGGCTGATATTAAAGAGCGCCTTTATTGGTTGCCTATAGAAAACATGCGTCTTGATATTAATCGTTCACGTGATTATTTGGTAAAAGCACATTGGGCTTTATATTGTGAAAATTATCTTGAAGCGTTACATATTCCTTTTGTACACCATTCATTAAGACAGGTAATTGATTGTAATACCTACACAACGGAGCTGTATCGTTATTGCAATTTACAATTAGCCTTGGCAAGCAATGGTGAAGAAAGCTTTGATTTACCTAAAGATTCACCTGACTATGGGAAACAAGTGGCTGCTTACTATTATTGGCTATTTCCCAATACCATGCTTAATTTTTATCCTTGGGGATGTTCTGTTAACGTTGTAAAGCCACTTGGTCTTGAGTTAACCAAAGTTTCTTTCCTAACCTATGTACTTGATGCAGATAAATTGGGAAAAGGAGCAGGGGGGGAGCTTGATAAGGTAGAACGAGAAGATGAGGCGGTGGTTGAATCGGTCCAAAAAGGCGTGCGTTCCCGATTCTATGATACGGGACGGTATTCTCCCACAAAAGAGCAAGGCACACACCATTTCCAACGTTTACTTTGTGAATTCCTCAACGATTAG